From a single Bactrocera tryoni isolate S06 unplaced genomic scaffold, CSIRO_BtryS06_freeze2 scaffold_243, whole genome shotgun sequence genomic region:
- the LOC120780242 gene encoding hornerin isoform X1, with the protein MEAPPAGMVAPSGPPAPRGGGYRGRGGPMRGSFERGRGRGMGRGHYMGRGGGMMGGGGPPPQGMGPGGRGMRAPRGSGYQGRGSYMPRGGGPPMRGGRPPIYAQPKQHTGAENNKTVSPVPTASSATPAPAADGAAPELAETNNGSATAPEVIAAAPVAVSSNGSVSGMPSRGPPRGRGSFSRGRGGYNSHINGGMHGMGPGGEHGQMPMRRGGPPRGRGGYGQSISRAPMHSQPHSANTQIAPVPSLKRGAPGGPPGPKRGRYEGGPYSQRPMVPKYHQPMQHAAPMAPPSSYGAPPSHHQQQQSHHSYATHDQSQAVDPYAQSYAAPAAQSSYNGYGQSGYVTHAQAAPQASSAYSTQGTEYDQSQYQTYSSSSYGTQQDTRYQTYGQDYTQQYGAPAVDYNTAPQADYSQHGQQAYDERAYAGYDSQYQQGYSNAAGYY; encoded by the exons atggaagCACCCCCAGCAGGAATGGTTGCGCCCTCTGGTCCACCAGCTCCACGTGGTGGTGGTTATCGCGGCAGAGGTGGACCAATGCGAGGAAGCTTTGAGCGCGGTCGCGGTAGAGGCATGGGTAGGGGCCATTATATGGGTCGTGGTGGTGGTATGATGGGAGGTGGTGGACCTCCACCTCAAGGTATGGGGCCGGGTGGACGTGGTATGCGTGCGCCAAGAGGTTCAGGTTATCAGGGTCGTGGAAGTTATATGCCACGCGGAGGTGGCCCACCAATGCGTGGTGGCCGACCTCCCATTTATGCTCAAC CAAAGCAACATACGGGTgcagaaaacaataaaacagtTTCACCTGTACCAACAGCAAGCTCAGCCACTCCAGCCCCAGCAGCTGACGGCGCAGCTCCAGAATTGGCAGAAACAAATAATGGTAGCGCTACAGCACCTGAAGTCATTGCTGCAGCCCCGGTTGCAGTTAGTTCTAATGGTAGTGTAAGCGGTATGCCATCTCGAGGACCACCTCGTGGACGCGGATCCTTCTCTCGGGGACGTGGTGGATATAATTCACACATAAATGGTGGCATGCATGGCATGGGTCCTGGTGGAGAACATGGTCAAATGCCGATGAGACGCGGAGGTCCACCACGTGGGCGTGGTGGCTATGGTCAATCGATTTCACGTGCTCCTATGCACTCTCAACCGCATAGCGCTAATACACAAATTGCACCGGTACCATCATTGAAACGTGGTGCACCAGGTGGTCCGCCTGGACCAAAGCGTGGTCGTTATGAGGGTGGTCCATATTCACAACGACCAATGGTACCGAAGTATCATCAACCAATGCAACATGCAGCTCCAATGGCTCCACCATCTAGTTATGGTGCTCCACCTAGtcaccatcaacaacaacaaag cCATCATAGTTATGCCACACATGATCAGTCCCAAGCAGTCGATCCGTATGCTCAATCGTATGCTGCGCCAGCCGCACAATCATCTTATAATGGCTATGGACAAAGTGGGTATGTTACACATGCACAGGCGGCACCACAGGCTAGTAGTGCTTATTCCACACAAGGGACCGAATACGATCAAAGCCAATATCAGACTTATAG TTCTAGTAGTTATGGTACGCAACAAGATACGCGTTACCAGACGTACGGCCAAGATTATACCCAGCAGTATGGTGCGCCAGCTGTTGATTATAATACAGCACCACAAGCAGACTACTCGCAGCATGGACAGCAAGCTTATGATGAACGCGCTTATGCTGGTTATG ATTCACAGTATCAGCAAGGTTATTCAAATGCAGCTGgctattattaa
- the LOC120780242 gene encoding hornerin isoform X2: MEAPPAGMVAPSGPPAPRGGGYRGRGGPMRGSFERGRGRGMGRGHYMGRGGGMMGGGGPPPQGMGPGGRGMRAPRGSGYQGRGSYMPRGGGPPMRGGRPPIYAQPSSATPAPAADGAAPELAETNNGSATAPEVIAAAPVAVSSNGSVSGMPSRGPPRGRGSFSRGRGGYNSHINGGMHGMGPGGEHGQMPMRRGGPPRGRGGYGQSISRAPMHSQPHSANTQIAPVPSLKRGAPGGPPGPKRGRYEGGPYSQRPMVPKYHQPMQHAAPMAPPSSYGAPPSHHQQQQSHHSYATHDQSQAVDPYAQSYAAPAAQSSYNGYGQSGYVTHAQAAPQASSAYSTQGTEYDQSQYQTYSSSSYGTQQDTRYQTYGQDYTQQYGAPAVDYNTAPQADYSQHGQQAYDERAYAGYDSQYQQGYSNAAGYY, translated from the exons atggaagCACCCCCAGCAGGAATGGTTGCGCCCTCTGGTCCACCAGCTCCACGTGGTGGTGGTTATCGCGGCAGAGGTGGACCAATGCGAGGAAGCTTTGAGCGCGGTCGCGGTAGAGGCATGGGTAGGGGCCATTATATGGGTCGTGGTGGTGGTATGATGGGAGGTGGTGGACCTCCACCTCAAGGTATGGGGCCGGGTGGACGTGGTATGCGTGCGCCAAGAGGTTCAGGTTATCAGGGTCGTGGAAGTTATATGCCACGCGGAGGTGGCCCACCAATGCGTGGTGGCCGACCTCCCATTTATGCTCAAC CAAGCTCAGCCACTCCAGCCCCAGCAGCTGACGGCGCAGCTCCAGAATTGGCAGAAACAAATAATGGTAGCGCTACAGCACCTGAAGTCATTGCTGCAGCCCCGGTTGCAGTTAGTTCTAATGGTAGTGTAAGCGGTATGCCATCTCGAGGACCACCTCGTGGACGCGGATCCTTCTCTCGGGGACGTGGTGGATATAATTCACACATAAATGGTGGCATGCATGGCATGGGTCCTGGTGGAGAACATGGTCAAATGCCGATGAGACGCGGAGGTCCACCACGTGGGCGTGGTGGCTATGGTCAATCGATTTCACGTGCTCCTATGCACTCTCAACCGCATAGCGCTAATACACAAATTGCACCGGTACCATCATTGAAACGTGGTGCACCAGGTGGTCCGCCTGGACCAAAGCGTGGTCGTTATGAGGGTGGTCCATATTCACAACGACCAATGGTACCGAAGTATCATCAACCAATGCAACATGCAGCTCCAATGGCTCCACCATCTAGTTATGGTGCTCCACCTAGtcaccatcaacaacaacaaag cCATCATAGTTATGCCACACATGATCAGTCCCAAGCAGTCGATCCGTATGCTCAATCGTATGCTGCGCCAGCCGCACAATCATCTTATAATGGCTATGGACAAAGTGGGTATGTTACACATGCACAGGCGGCACCACAGGCTAGTAGTGCTTATTCCACACAAGGGACCGAATACGATCAAAGCCAATATCAGACTTATAG TTCTAGTAGTTATGGTACGCAACAAGATACGCGTTACCAGACGTACGGCCAAGATTATACCCAGCAGTATGGTGCGCCAGCTGTTGATTATAATACAGCACCACAAGCAGACTACTCGCAGCATGGACAGCAAGCTTATGATGAACGCGCTTATGCTGGTTATG ATTCACAGTATCAGCAAGGTTATTCAAATGCAGCTGgctattattaa
- the LOC120780243 gene encoding dromyosuppressin, producing MSSQMFVIVCFATLLIAAAQSSNAMAVPPFCQSGMVEDMPPHIQKVCSALNNSEQLATALKSYLNSEAAALLTDQAPLKRSDVDHVFLRFGKRR from the exons ATGTCAAGCCAAATGTTCGTAATCGTTTGCTTCGCCACCCTTTTGATCGCCGCTGCGCAATCCAGCAACGCTATGGCTGTGCCACCATTCTGCCAATCGGGCATGGTGGAGGATATGCCACCACACATCCAAAAAGTCTGCTCGGCACTCAACAATTCGGAACAATTGGCTACAGCGTTGAAATCGTACTTGAATAGCGAGGCTGCag CTCTGCTTACCGATCAGGCGCCCTTGAAGCGTTCcgatgttgatcacgttttcttGCGTTTCGGCAAAAGGCGTTAA
- the LOC120780245 gene encoding golgin-84 has translation MAWISGLADKAENILNKLDQNAATALQVAATSGGDGDSGEGSALETMRRNLSNSKLSLKAAFSPIKAKSNINANMSTSVEGDRDVLNASYRTALPESVEASDKVEWHINSAVSSRRSSINSRPDAVAIEVEETSPQHGLLNKVATEGTLLTGTHESQELMAFKIALNEITNERDDLKARLTKINRDNEKTAFLTKIQGLETLLQRLTEERDQAQYELGKAQGANNANAHTISELETNLAKLQQEYLETAHKLQMQMMETEQLRKELQEYRHKAQHSLQMKDNLIAELKANGVSAGSATKSEEENDLRLVQMELDDLKHEHQQTVDESRTLRMQLEELRRDWQMVNEQHTTYIASTRAAEDTLRKELRTERERLLATESEQRIQAQELAKLRQQLSNQMAAAATRLQEKDAQLEKLRAEVQRRHATMHVADGAAVDTFDERIKVLTQTLVDKQQTVERITSERNALRIQLEKMQDQLQQQYAYNNKPVSRNSLLSNTTDDIKAQFPLLMRENPFDNRVARRVKRVYSSLDSAGIRLGAFLRRYPLMRIFVLMYVGLLHFWVMFVLMSSSPN, from the exons ATGGCTTGGATATCGGGCTTAGCAGATAAAGccgaaaacattttaaacaagTTAGATCAAAATGCCGCTACAGCATTGCAAGTAGCAGCTACTTCAGGTGGCGATGGTGATAGTGGCGAAGGTAGTGCTTTGGAAACGATGCGGCGCAACTTATCCAATAGTAAATTGTCATTGAAAGCAGCATTTTCCCCAATCAAAGCAAAAAGCAATATTAATGCCAATATGAGTACATCAGTAGAAGGTGATAGAGATGTATTAAATGCTTCATATCGCACTGCATTGCCTGAATCAGTGGAAGCAAGTGATAAGGTTGAATGGCACATAAACTCTGCTGTCTCTTCACGACGCAGTTCCATTAATTCACGCCCCGATGCTGTGGCGATTGAAGTGGAGGAAACAAGTCCGCAACATGGCTTACTGAATAAGGTGGCTACTGAAGGAACTCTTCTAACTGGAACGCATGAAAGTCAAGAGTTGATGGCatttaaaattgcattaaaCGAAATTACAAACGAACGTGACGACTTAAAGGCACGTTTGACAAAAATAAACCGTGATAATGAAAAAACCGCATTTCTAACAAAAATACAAGGTTTGGAGACACTATTACAACGTTTAACCGAAGAGCGTGATCAAGCACAATACGAACTGGGCAAAGCACAGGGTGCTAACAATGCAAATGCCCACACCATTTCAGAGCTCGAAACTAATTTAGCTAAACTGCAACAAGAGTACTTGGAGACGGCGCATAAATTACAAATGCAAATGATGGAAACAGAGCAGCTCCGAAAGGAACTGCAAGAATACCGACATAAAGCGCAGCACTCACTGCAAATGAAGGACAATCTTATAGCCGAACTAAAGGCAAATGGCGTGTCGGCTGGCTCAGCAACAAAAAGCGAAGAGGAAAATGATTTGCGTTTGGTACAAATGGAGCTGGACGATTTAAAGCATGAACATCAGCAAACCGTAGATGAAAGTCGTACATTGCGTATGCAATTAGAAGAATTACGACGTGATTGGCAAATGGTTAATGAACAACACACCACATATATTGCAAGTACACGCGCCGCAGAAGACACCTTAAGAAAAGAATTGCGTACAGAACGTGAACGTTTACTCGCAACTGAATCCGAACAACGTATACAAGCGCAAGAGTTGGCAAAATTACGACAGCAGCTCAGTAATCAAATGGCTGCAGCTGCGACACGGCTTCAAGAAAAGGATGCACAATTAGAAAAGCTACGTGCTGAGGTACAACGGCGCCACGCAACAATGCACGTCGCAGATGGTGCAGCGGTAGATACTTTTGATGAACGCATTAAGGTGCTCACACAAACATTGGTGGATAAACAACAAACTGTGGAACGCATCACATCCGAGCGGAATGCTTTACGCATACAACTGGAGAAAATGCAAGATCAACTGCAACAGCAATATGCATATAACAATAAGCCAGTTTCGCGTAATTCATTGCTCTCCAATACAACCGATGACA ttAAAGCACAGTTTCCACTTCTGATGCGTGAGAATCCCTTCGACAATCGTGTGGCTCGTCGTGTTAAACGTGTCTACTCTTCACTCGATTCTGCTGGTATACGTTTGGGCGCCTTCCTGCGACGTTATCCGCTCATGCGCATATTTGTGCTCATGTATGTTGGCCTCTTGCACTTTTGGGTTATGTTTGTGTTGATGTCATCGTCTCCAAACTAA